AATTTTCTCACATAACTGTTCAAAAGACCAGCTATCTTCACCACTAGCTCCAGtacaacagtttgaggggcagttaCAAGTTTGTttcatgttttaaaaaaaaataccagCTTCATGTCAGATTTATAAACTCAAGGGATCAATTGGAGGACATCTTTACTAAGGGTCTTCCAGCAGCAAGATTTCAGATTATATGTAGCAAGTTGCATCTTCGCCAGCtccagtacaacttgagggggaTGTTAGGAATAACAGATTAAGCTCTACAACAGAGTCATGTGGAGAGAGTTAGAAGACCGAGTAATAAGGAAGAATTCTAAGGCTAGGTTTACGCTAAGTTAAATCAGAGTCTTGAGTTTGTTAAAGTCTTTGTTTTGATAGAGTTTGTAACAATAATGTAACTGCATTGCAGCATCTTTCTAGTATAAATATCTCTGAGATCTTCACACAAAatttgtggaagatattcaccaaaatATGATGTTCTAAGTGAGATTATGATTTGTAATCTCTCTCTGTAGCGACTATTCATGTTCATGGatctgaaattaagattgagtAGTCAGTTGTTTGAAATCCAATTTTTCAATCGGATCTCACAGGGAGCATAAAGAAATCACTGATTTTGAAAATTTTAGTGTCCATCTACCACCGTCTGTCAACTAACTCTAAGCTCCTGACGAAGGGTGTATCTGCCTTTTGTCTCGCACGTGAAAACGCGCTCGTGTGCGTAGTTTGACCTTTTGACACCATTTGGATGGGAAAAGTTATAGTGGGGCATTTTTCCATTACTTTTTATTCCCGGGGCAGTTTTCTTATGGGGCATCGAAATACGGGGCATTTTTTCAAGTTTCCCTTGGAAAAGTGTTGGTCATTCCAGAAATTATCTTGAGTAAATTGGATTTGATGGAATGTAAGGCGCTTGAGTTTAGGACAAGAGAACCTTTTTGGAAGATGGATTGGCATAGAGCATGAATCGCGTGATGGTGCACTTAGCTCCAATTTAATCAATGATTCAGATGTAAATAGATATGAAGGAACAAAAAAAGGTTCGTTCAGATGTAAATAGAGACCGAGATGCATGTAAAGACATGTGTCTATGGCCTATGGGTGTAAAGATGGAACTTCTCAATATTTGATGCATTATGACGTAGCAGTGTTCCATCTACAAAATCCATGAAATTATTGATCTCAGATGATGAAGGGGGTTTGTTATAACTCCTGGATGGAAAAACAAGAGTGGGGATATCTTTTAAACAGTAGACAAGTACGAGCAACACACTTTAAAGACAGTTGACTTGGGACACTGTGAACGGATTACTGATAAACGTCTCGGAGTCCTGGCGAAAAGCTGTACTTCTTTAGGGAAAGTCGATCTAACAGTGTGATGGGATGACTGATTCGGGAATAAGTTTTCTCATACAAAACTGTTACAAACTCGATGCACTTAGTATCGGATGTTTCAGCAGGGTAACTGGTGTTGGCTTTTTTGGGTGTCCGGAGACCTTGGCTTATGTAAATGCAGTTTACGTGCCTAAACTTACAATAGAAGGGGTTAAGGAAATCATAAACGGTACGTGGTGGGATTGATTCTCTGCGTCTATCTGGAAATGCAGTTAATAATATAGCTGTTATAACCATTTCAAAAAGTTGCCCTGTCTTAAAGGTATTGCAGCTAAAATCTTGCCATGGGATACAACTTGAAGGATGGAAAGCTATTGGTCTGTATTGCACAAACTTGAAAGCGCTTTACGTGGTTGATTGCCAAAAATTATGTCATCCTGGAGTGCAATCTTTGTGTGATGGGTGTAACAAGCTTTCCTATTTATTTGCAGACAGTTGAAGTAATTATGGTCTTGATGTTCTAGTACACGCTGAAGCCAGAACCATGCTtcgatcacattgtttggctattTTCTTACATCAGTTTAATATTTAGGTGTTTACTTTTCTGTTCTGGTTACAAGATAATTTACGTTCTGCAGTTCAGAATATCTGCTAATTAATTTTTCTAAAGTAACAGTAACACAGTTTGCTATTTCTTGGTCACTTTGAGTGGTCCTATAaattgatatgaaaatgttcTACTCTTCTTACTGGATTCTCTTGACAGTATGTTTTCATATGATTGCAAACAAGGTTCACTGTAATTTGTAATTCTGATATTCCACTTAGGTATAAGGTGACAATCCCAATACCATCAGATTATAATGCGAGTTTTACAGGAAGAGCTTTTCTAATGGAGCCTAATCAAATAACAGTACCTAATTTTAAGGTTGCATCGAGTGTTGAAGCTTCCTTCAATGGTAGTCTTTCGTGTTCACTACAAAATTTTCTTGGAGAGTTCAAAGTTGGGGATTCCGGTCATATTTCGAAGTTTTATCCGAAGGTGGTGTGTTGTTGTTGAGGGGTTCAGAGCGACAAATTGGATGGACTAGTGGGATTTCCGGGCAAGGCCTAGAGGTAAGTATTCTGAAGAGTGTTTTCTAGAACGTCTAATTTTCGCGGATATTACATGTTCAATCTTGTTTTACTGGATGCAATGGACCGTATAAAATGGCAGAGTTTTGATTTCCCGGCGAATTTAATTCTCTTTCTTGACTCGagtgtcttcttccatctctcgCAACTCAACTATGTTCTACTCTTTTGAGATTCAAAACAACAGGATAAGATTGCATTTGAACTAAAGAAAGCAGAAATTCAAGTATTCTTATTGGGGATTCAGTCCTACAGAAAGCAGAAATATAGTATCTGCCGAATTGGGTTCTACGGGACTAAAGCCTTTCGACCGAAACCATGGTAAATTTGCACAAATATCATCAAGAAAACACAGAGTTATGAGATTTCTAGCATTGTCTGAAACAAATGGGAATCTAGGATTGTATCATTATTCACTTCAAAAGAGAAAATTTGAAGTTTATTTTAAAGCTCTGAATGAGATATGTGATTTCCCTTTAGCTTGTGGACCTTACAGCACATGTACTGTGTCCAATACTTGATGTCGAGATCTTGAAATCTTTTCTAATCTTCAAAAATCCACAAACAAGACAATCCAGCAGCAAAAAGGAAACTTAGGATGGATGTGTTGGGTAATTTTCGAGTTTAGTCATATGTTTTTGGTTCTTACACTACTTACTATAAAAGCCTGAGTCTAAGAACTGAAATTCTATTCAGTTGACAATATTTACAAATAGTTGATAGACCCAAACCTCAAATTTCCATCTGAACATGTTGATAGGGTGCTCTTGTTGAAGCAATGCCTCAGCTAAtcgtcatcctcatcatcatcagctaatgtctcttcttcatctccgTCTTCATACGAGTACTCGTCTTCAGAACTGTGGAGAGTCTTGGTTTTACGGAACTCGTCAAGTTCTCTGAAGCCATTGACACAGGTCACAccatcctcatcctcatcctcatcttcatcctcgTCGTCTTCGTCTTCCTCTTCCTCAGTTTCTTCTTCTGACGACGACACCTCATCTGGGTATTTATGCAGTGGATTATCTTCAGCTGAACAGAAACAGTGAAACACATAAAAAATAATGAGAAAAGAGAAGGTACTGCAGTCTGGCGAACAATGGAGGATAGCATCACCAAATCAAAGTACCAAGGGTAACAAAATAAGCAGCACATTGCACATACCATTTGAATCACTGGTATCCCACTCAGATTCCTGTTTTGCATAAAAAATAATGAGAAAATAAAGTTGAGGTTAGTTTATGCTTAATAGGATAAAATCAATTTAACttgaatttggtttttgaattttacTCTAGGATCTGATATAATCTGCGATTGAAAATTTGGTAAGACGTGCCAAAAGTCCATGTCCTGTAGGAGATAAAACATCAGAGAAATGGAAGCTATTGATTAAATTAAACCAAAGTTCTTCTTTGTGTTGATAAACTAAAAAGTAGTTTATTTTAAATAAACGGAACATTACCTTCTCATGTCCCAGTCGACAAGTACATCCCAGCAGAAGGAGAAAATGGAATTCCAAATTAAAATTGCCAACCATAAAATATCTAGATTTGGAGAGAAGAGTATACCCAGTATTGTCGATGCATGCTTAAACGCTGCAAATTCAATTCAAAAATTGGTACCAGCATATGTTGTTTAACTCTAAGATGTACTATTAAAATTGAAAATGTAAGATAACATTTACaaattgcataaatatatttAGTCTAACTCACAACAAACCTAAAAGCTTATAATTACCCACTCCCAAAAATATTGCATCTATAAGAACTATGTTGCATCATTCCAATGAACCTATACATAAACCTATCTCTAAGACCAACCAATATAAAATTTACCGTAACGACACTTGCATACAGTCTGGGTGATTTTAAGCAAAGAAACATGTAAAGAAAAGAAGTCCAAGATATGCGCAGTGTGATAAAATTAGACGTTataaaaactgaaattgaacatgcAGCAGTTTCTAACAAATAAAAAACGTACAGTTAGGCAGTCCGGAGTGTGTTCATGAAGTGTGTATATCTTTTGTAAACTAATGTTAACGCAAAGTTTGCAGACTAACCAGAATTCATTTCACCTTCACaatttttcaaacaaaaaaaacttcACCTTCACAATGCAACTATGGACAGAGAGCAATGCTCATGCTTAAACACCACAATCAAACAATACACACAATTAAGAAGGAAAAGGTTTTTAGGATATCAAGTATATTATAATTGACAAACTCAGGCCCGAAACCCCAGACATTAAGATATAAACTCAGGATATCAACTGAATTAGTTGTGCATATTTCGTGATCTATGAATATTCCTCTAGACGCCtttattatcaaaataaataaattattagtGCATACTAACCATTTAGGTATTGAATTGGCTTTGATTTACTGTAAGCAACCAATAGGCTTTGAATCAATCTGTAGCCGAATGGTAAACACGTAAAAATCAAGGGGAACAGAAATTATAAACCTGTCCGTTATAGTGGTTACATCCtgcttatttttacatttttttccatttaaacagtatcaaaatttaattgtccatttcacccaggaattgttgattttgatctttttaaccaattttgtgtaattttttttagCAGCATCAATCCTCCGAATTTCAAACATATCCGTCAACTAAACTAGACCTGTAACACGTACAATTATATAATTGGGAGATCGTATTTTAGATATCAAAACATTTCTTCAGAAATCTATTAAATTGAGAAGACATTAAGGAATGGATTGGATCGAATCCAACATGTTTTTATGTTTAAAACCTCTATTAATCATTAAGACAACATTAAATCAACTTTAACCAATTCCTAGATCAATTGCTCTATTAATCGTTAACAGAACACTTCTTGGTATTTAAGACATTTCTATATTACACGATTTCGTCGATTGACTAGGGTTTCATTCCATTTTTTGTTGAAGTGAACGAACAATCGAGGTACAGAAGTAGAAGCTAACTACCAGATGCAATTAAGAAAGAGAGAGTCGAGATAGTCTGAAGTTCAAACATATCCCAAACCGGGTGGTGGATATATACCAAATGCCGCGTGATTTATGAATTAATCTCAGTCATTCAATCAATTTACATCCAATGGCTATCGGGGTCTGTGAAAGACTCTTTCATATTAAGTCTGTCACCCGATCCTACCTCAATAAAAAATGTTATAGACCTaactattatttattttttaccttGAACGTATCATAGGCTAAGTGCTAATAATTTGGCAGATTCAGAACTTTGCGATATGGTACATTGCATTGTTCGAATATCCGCAATACCTCGGCCCATGCGAACACGCCGGTAATCTACAATTATAAACTGAGGAGAGAAGATGTGGTAGGTATCACTTGCTACATCCTACACACATACACGCACAATTTTAAACAAACAATTCTACTGGGCAATTTGTTGAAAGTATGGTTTTGGATATAATTTATTCTGTTTAAACAACATGATTCAACCAATTATATAATCATGCAAAATGCCAGAAATCCTACTAACAAATTTGATACCTATGGTTTAAAATCAACAAATTTCTTCCAAATACATCGATTACCAATTACATATTCATAAAAATTTCAATCAAAACCATCAAATTAAATCGATTTTAGATGAatttcaaaaatcaattttctcAAATTTGTCAATGTCATCAAATTGACCAAATCAGAACTCAAATTGAGAAAATTAGATTTATCTTCACTTCAGTTAAAACAAACCCCAAATTAAAGAATCAGCTGATCTAATTCTATCAATTGCAAAAGcagatatttaaaaaaataataataataagtagCAGGAAAGGTTTCCAACGAAGAACATAATGGAGAACCAAGAAAACAAACAGAACCAAAGATGGAAAACCCAAAACTCACTTGAATTAATTAAACTTTTATCTTCTACATTTCACTTTTGATAATTCGGCATCTGGTGATGGTTGTTCATGATAATGATAAAGAAAAAAGACGAAGACGAAGACAAAGGAAGTGGTTGAACTTTAGGTTTAGTCACTAAGTCAGTTGAAATTCCCGTAGTACCCTTATTAGTTTACTGAGTCAGGTCCTACTAACTAAGTCAAATCGGGACAAATCCTAATTACTAAGTTAACTCAGTAAAAAGACTGATTCAGGTAAAAGAAATAACCCAGCCAAAGGAAATAACAAAAATCAAGTCAGACTGTGAGTTCAGTCAGACAAACAAAGGTTCTCACACAACTGCAATTCTATGAGACCTACATTTTATTTTAGCCTCCTTAATTTATAAGTCTTTACTACTCATCCTCCATCACCACTTAGACCTAAAGTTTAATAAAACCCTATTAATGTAGTTTTAAAATCTAAATCAAATACTCATTCTGAAATCCGTGGTAGATCTAGATCGGACCACGTTAAGACATCATTTCATTTCTTGCCATCTTATCTTATTTTCACGGTTAATAAGATTGAAGTCTAATTCAATATTCCGGTGAGGTTTTCCGGTAGATACATGCAATACTATCTAgtcatgttttctttttgggacggacatattttagccttgatttaaatattttatgactattaggAACGGTCAAGCCATCAACGTCCCAAATATTcttctttagggacggttttttcaaaacTGGCCGTCCCTATAAGCCTTCTTTTTTGTAGTGTACTGCAATTTTTAGTATGACTCACCATCTTGACTCCAAGGAAATTTAGAGAAACACTAGGATGAACAGTACTCAAGAAGATGACGGAAGTTGTAGTCTTATACAaacaatcctgttaaaggggcgggtggttccattggaggggcggaaaacctaataagacaaaaaaaggtcattaaatggtaattcaagtgccccttatgaaaaaaatatggaaatgaccaattaacccttattgttaataatcaagattagtgatgataatcaagattagtgttgataatcaagattagtgttgataattaattttcacttataataactctaaaaataagatttttagagttaaaaaaaaaagttgtgaggAGATGAAAAaagaaacttttgtgatatttgtgaaaccctagattttgatttactcaaccaaaatgagtaatTCCAGTGGAAAATtcgagatgggtgaatctctatacgatagagaaaacaaatactacatacctcttgatggagatcctgatatggagtatttattagatggtagagatgttttaacccaagatgaaggtcaatctcaaccaatttAAGAAATTatccaacaaagtgaagaaccgaGCACTGAAAAttaccaggtatacttctaaactagttcccaatagctttttgttgcttaaaattctctaaagtacgtagaaaaatcaaatttttaaaaatttcagaagaacatacggttggaaaTTAGCTAGTTATCAACAGTAACTGTATGTTACGGTTCGTACATTATataataccaaccgtaactggttcgaTTTGGGGAAAAAaccaatcgtaataccagttacggttggtagaaatTTTTCGAGACGAACCGTAAGCACAGTACGGTTGGATATGTCCTTcagtggttaccaaccgtaactcatcatGTGCATGGCAGTATTTACTGTACTCTTTACGGTTGGTAATGTGTAAAttgataccaaccgtaactataTTACGGTTTGTAATTTGTGTTTCTTACCAACCGTATATTTGTCAGTATGTTTCCATTTTCATttcaccctatttacagtttgtTACTAGGGGACCATTATCAACCGTAGTGCTGTTACGGTTGCTAAACCATTGTAGTTACCAACCATAGCTGTGTTACGGTTTGTGTTTCCTGTGTCGTGTCCAACCGTAGCTTCATATATTGTTGCCTTGTTTAGACTAATGTGGGTATATTGTTGTCCAGATCGTGGATGTACCTCCcctaatggatgaacaacctttagcaaatCAACTTTTCACCAAATATTCTAGCTCTCATtatttaaccgaggagacatgggaTGAAAAAGATGATGCAAAGCATTGGGCTACAGAATgaggcaagttgattatgtgtatcatagtttgtaatggtaccactagtgaaagtgcctttcaaatggtttgcgagtgtagtgtaCAACATAGAAGTCACGCAAAAAATAGTACCGTGCGATAACAAAGGCAAAGATGAAGCAAACTACTTTCACTAAGAAGACCcgatgccccttcaagcttcaatttTAAAGGAACGCGGCAAAAAgatggtttttggagaaagtcgtatgcggtagtcataaccaccctataccGGAGAGTTTGTTATCACATTCGTATGCTGGACGCCttaccgaagaagaagagaatatcgtagagtcactgacacaaattcgtatgaagcccgttgatatcctcgctcacttaaaggaaagaaacccacaaaatgcttctactttggctaacatttacaacgcaagaacaaaattgaaggctaagaaatgggaacaaaggaagaaatgcaacaattaaggcatttgggggagaTGCATAGTTACTCGGTTTTccacgatgatgatgagaaaggacgaataagacatcttttgttggctaatcctgagtttgtgaagttggaaggtgctctcatcaaatccttctaatggattgcacatacaaaaccaacaagtttgagatgtcgGTGTTGAACTTTGTCGGGCAAACTTCTACCaatgctccttttagtgttggtttttgcttcttataagatgagctcgaagagagctatgtgtgggcactagaacaagtgaagttattctacgtagagggatatactccaaaggtgattattacggacaaggaacaagctttgttgaatgcaataatGAGTGTTTTCCCAGAAgctcataaccttctttgcacgttccacttgtggaaaagtattgaaactaagtgcatgcgCCTTGTCCGTCCAACCCGAAAAAGCGAAATggatagaataaagaaactaccgttacataaacaagatgaagCCAAAGATAAGtttaagaaggatgacaagttggcggaactaaaatGGGAAAGTTCCAAAACGGAGTGGAGAGCCTTGACCTATTCTATCACcgtggatgaatatgaggatagaGCTCGTATGTTAGTGGCTCATTGGAAAAGAGGTTATTCAAGCGTTGTGAAGTATTTGTTTgataattggttggatccgcacaaagagaagttcgtatcggcgttcactaaccaatataggcactatgacaaccaagctagaagtacggcggagtcatctcacaaccggttgaagaagaaacttcataATTGTAATGGTGGTTTAGTTACATTATTTGAAGCCATGAATTCGTATTTCCTCCGTGATCACGATAGAGTTACCGAGTCTTTTGGAAAAAAGCCGAAGCAAACAACACACCAGATGGATAGACAATAAGTGGCTAAGGGGAATTACACATCAAGTTTCGCacaaagaaattgagaagataatgtatgaagtacaacattatgaattgggggattatgaagaagagtgtgtttTTCCAAACATGACATGTTTGGGACTCCCATGTCGGTATGTTATAGCCACATATCAAGACAAAGTGATCACGATtcaagatgttgatcccttttggtAACAGTTAACATTCTGTGAAACAATTTTTGATCCATAATTTGGAGGAACGTTTGCCGATACCGATATTGGAAAAGCTCTAGCCGAGAAATATGCTACACTAATCCAAGGACAAAGGCAAATATGTTTGAGTAACTTGAGAGATTTCGTATATCCACAATTTAGGTATGATATCAAGGAACCACCAAAGGGGAAGAGTAAGGGGAGGCctcctaccaaaaaaaaaagaggtacgtaggaaataaaaaagcaagaaaattggcggaagaatcaaagaaaagagatccttgtggttatgaatggttgagaaaggaatatgaagcggaggatgagatggaagaggatgatgttcaaggtagaaacaaacaaaaaagagGTCAAGCGGATAAAGGAGAACCAAGCCGTcgaaatgtacaacaaaaatataTCGAGCTTCCTACTCAAGAAAGTGAAACAAGCAAAAATGATTTAAAAGAAAAAGGTCCGGTATTTCGCTCTAAACAACAAGAAAGAAGCAAAGTTTTTGTTAAAGGAAATGGTTGCAAATAAAGTGGGAAAACAAATAATggagttaaaggtaaaggttcCTATGTCGGTCCCGAGGTTTCCTCCCGAGATAGTTTAATAAAAAGACTTGTTGGTAAAGTTGGTGTTAAACAATTAGCAAGGAACAATGGAAAGAGTCTGACGGTTGAAAAAATTCCGTCAAGTggtgagaaggagaaggagacgatatatataaaaGGAGTGCCTAAACCACCAACTAGACATGAGAATAGCCGATATAGACAGAACTATCACATTCTCTATGAATATTACCTTGGTTTTTTCCCCTACTTTATTCGTGATCATATCAAGGCCACGGAGGATGTTCATggtgatgggaattgtggttaccacgtctTCGTGGAGCAACTTGTACCCTTCGAAGACGCGATAGGGTGGGGTTGTGACCAAGTTACTAACGTAAGGCGAAAATGCTTAATGGAACTACGTGGTTACCGCGACTTCTATAAGCCGATGATGAGAGTTGAAAGAGACGAAACTGATGAGGTGTTAAATGAGGGCTTCGCGAAAATGGAAAGGCGGTTAACCAACAATATATGTTTGACAAGCGAATATTGGATAGGCATGCCTATATGAGGCCAACTACTCGCGCATTCAATTGCGTCATTCATTTAATCTCCAACACCATGAACCATACATTTGCACCAACAAGAAACCCGTTTGACGAAGATTTGTCAACAACAAAAACTGTTATCATGGGGCATGTGGAAGGAAATCATTACATCGGCCTCCGATTGCATGAAGGAACCCATTACCTCCATTGTGGAGGGAATTTTGTTGTGACGGTGAACTCCCCAAGACTTGGTGCAATCGATTTGAGAAAAGGATTTAATTATAGAAGGCCATAATGTTGTGTATGCCGAAGCAATTCATAGTTATGACCGATGATGAAGAGGATGCTTAAATGTTTACAAATCTTGGTGAAATacattttatattttgtattttggtattttgactAAATGTGATATGATTAAGAGTGAAAATATCATATCTATTTGATTCACGTTATGAATGAAGTATTTTGTTCAATGAATGTATATCAAATCCAAGTATGTTGAGCTAATATCAATAGGAGGCAAGGTTTCAGAgtaagttacggttggtaactagtgATGTACGGTTGGTAACTAGAGTCAATCACCAACTGTAAGTAGTTCCAGAAACAAATTTTAACTGCCATTTgcacttacggttggtctcgataatCTAGTTACTAACCGTAACTTACCCTGACACCAAATACATTGCAAATATAAGTAATTTAAAACCATTAAACCATGTTCATTACTAAACCAACACTACAACCATCAAACCATTACAAATATAAATGGAATTACAACTCATGCATTCATGCGACCAAAAAGGATACTAATATCCGGGTCTACGAGTGCGATAGAAGTCTTTAAGGATGTTGAAATGAGGTAAGTATTGAAAATTCGACATTTTCCACCGTCTCCATTCTTGAATATATCTCTCTAAAACTTCAGCGTCAGTTTCACCCCTTAATCGTATTTCACCCATAACACGAACTAatgccataaattctttaacGTTATCCCGAATAGTTCCATATCTAACATACAACATAATTCCATCGCGGTTATTAGGGTTACCTGTTTCAGAACAAAAGTTTTCGAAAAGATTTCTCAAATAACTTGTACTCACAAAACCACATCGACGTCGTTCTTACCCTCTTTTTGGATAGCATAGAACAAAGTTGCAGCAAATacataaatcttcttccaaagtGAATTCAGGGTTTAGAACCATAGTCTAGTTTAAGGTAAGAGATGATTCATGTGGAAGTGTAACCTCTAACAAGGAGGATAATATACATTTACAAAAAAAAGAAGAGTTGTTAGTGCAATGACATTTCAATAACGGATCTAGTTTTTgaaaatgaagttg
This genomic stretch from Papaver somniferum cultivar HN1 chromosome 5, ASM357369v1, whole genome shotgun sequence harbors:
- the LOC113278208 gene encoding nucleolar transcription factor 1-like, which gives rise to MFYLLQDMDFWHVLPNFQSQIISDPRESEWDTSDSNAEDNPLHKYPDEVSSSEEETEEEEDEDDEDEDEDEDEDGVTCVNGFRELDEFRKTKTLHSSEDEYSYEDGDEEETLADDDEDDD